In the genome of Variibacter gotjawalensis, one region contains:
- a CDS encoding CaiB/BaiF CoA transferase family protein has translation MNALLDGVRVLDLTNVLAGPYCGYQLALLGADVIKIEAPAGDLARKLGASAELSARDMGVSFLAQNAGKRSVVLDFKKSDDKAKFVKLVATADVVLENFRPGVMSRLGLGFDDLKKHKPDIIYCAISGFGQTGPLKGNPAYDQIIQGLSGIMSITGTPETAPLRVGYPVCDTLGGIAGAFAISAALVRRGKTGEGAFLDVSMLESTLSALGWPVSNFLATGVEPKPAGNENVSGAPSGTFRTRDDLLNIAANEQKQFETLCDLIARPELKSDERFAKREARKDNRFALNALIEEALVADSAVSWESRMNAAGVPAGRVLAVSKAISEPQIAARNMTVTFDHVPGADRAVTVVRGGFLVDGKAPRPSRPPPRLGEHEDEIFGR, from the coding sequence ATGAATGCACTTCTCGACGGCGTGCGCGTTCTCGATCTCACGAACGTGCTCGCCGGACCCTACTGCGGCTACCAGCTCGCGCTGCTCGGCGCCGACGTCATCAAGATCGAAGCGCCGGCGGGCGATCTCGCGCGTAAGCTCGGTGCGTCGGCTGAACTCAGCGCGCGAGACATGGGCGTGTCGTTTCTGGCGCAGAATGCCGGCAAGCGCTCCGTGGTGCTGGACTTCAAGAAATCCGATGACAAAGCAAAGTTCGTCAAACTCGTCGCGACTGCTGACGTCGTTTTGGAAAACTTCCGCCCCGGCGTGATGTCGCGCCTCGGCCTCGGCTTCGATGACCTCAAGAAACACAAGCCGGACATCATCTACTGCGCGATCTCCGGCTTCGGACAGACCGGCCCGCTGAAAGGCAACCCGGCCTACGATCAGATCATCCAAGGCCTTTCCGGCATCATGAGCATCACGGGCACGCCCGAGACCGCGCCGCTGCGCGTTGGATATCCGGTCTGCGATACGCTCGGTGGAATCGCAGGCGCTTTTGCGATTTCGGCTGCGTTGGTGCGTCGCGGCAAGACGGGCGAAGGCGCTTTCCTCGATGTCTCGATGTTGGAATCGACGCTGAGTGCGCTCGGCTGGCCGGTGTCGAATTTCCTCGCGACAGGCGTCGAACCGAAACCGGCCGGCAACGAGAATGTTTCCGGCGCGCCGTCCGGCACCTTTCGCACGCGCGACGATCTCCTCAACATTGCGGCGAACGAACAGAAGCAATTCGAAACGCTGTGCGATCTTATCGCCCGTCCCGAACTCAAGAGCGACGAGCGCTTTGCCAAACGCGAGGCGCGCAAGGACAACCGCTTCGCGCTCAACGCGCTGATCGAGGAGGCGCTTGTCGCCGACTCGGCCGTGTCCTGGGAATCGCGCATGAACGCGGCGGGCGTTCCGGCCGGCCGCGTGCTCGCCGTGTCGAAAGCGATCAGCGAACCGCAGATCGCCGCGCGCAACATGACGGTGACGTTCGATCATGTGCCGGGTGCGGATCGCGCCGTCACGGTCGTGCGCGGAGGGTTCCTGGTCGACGGCAAGGCGCCGCGCCCCTCGCGGCCTCCGCCGCGTCTCGGCGAGCATGAGGACGAGATTTTCGGCCGGTAG
- the ybaK gene encoding Cys-tRNA(Pro) deacylase: protein MAKGTPATNALTKAGVTFRLHEYDYDPNAERIGMQAAEALGVSPSRLLKTLMAKAGGAIVCVLVPSDREVSLKKLASAAAAKDAAMLPPAEAERITGYHVGGISPFGQKKRVNAFIEASALANDTVIVNGGRRGLQIEIAPADLVRVLGAKDASLC from the coding sequence ATGGCCAAGGGAACTCCCGCGACGAATGCGCTGACCAAAGCGGGCGTGACGTTTCGGCTGCACGAATACGACTACGATCCGAACGCCGAACGCATCGGCATGCAGGCCGCCGAAGCGCTCGGCGTTTCGCCGTCGCGGTTGCTGAAGACACTGATGGCGAAGGCAGGCGGCGCGATCGTCTGCGTGCTCGTCCCGTCGGACCGCGAAGTCAGCCTGAAGAAACTCGCGAGCGCCGCGGCCGCGAAAGACGCCGCGATGTTGCCGCCCGCCGAGGCCGAACGCATCACGGGTTATCACGTCGGCGGGATCTCGCCGTTCGGACAGAAGAAGCGTGTGAACGCATTCATCGAAGCATCCGCACTCGCCAACGACACCGTAATCGTCAACGGCGGCCGTCGCGGTTTGCAGATCGAGATCGCGCCGGCCGATCTCGTGCGCGTACTCGGTGCGAAGGACGCGTCGCTGTGCTGA